The following coding sequences lie in one Polynucleobacter asymbioticus genomic window:
- a CDS encoding glycosyltransferase family 4 protein — protein sequence MKIAYDHQIFYQQPFGGISRYFTNVASQILEAGEAVNIFSPIYCNRYLGSLPENIVRGHYIAKYPPKTIRLVNAYNNVVSKHQIGAWKPDLLHETYYSRASLAPKKSAIVTTVYDMIHEIFEEDFSDGGRTSRLKLESINRADHIICISESTKKDLIEIFNVPHHKVSVVLLGFDQLSQNPHLKGSAADSYAPYLLYVGSRAGYKNFTGFVEAVALSRGLMSDINIICFGGGSFDENETTLFKQMGFKEGQILQISGGDELLGSFYRGAKAFVCPSLYEGFGIPPLEAMANNCPVICSNTSSIPEVVGDAGKYFNPSDVGDMCRSIESVVYDESMMQELKILGAERLQNFSWKKCADQTLAIYKQLVS from the coding sequence CAAATTTTCTACCAGCAACCCTTTGGCGGTATTTCTCGTTACTTTACTAATGTAGCTTCTCAAATTCTTGAGGCGGGTGAAGCGGTCAATATTTTTAGTCCGATCTATTGCAATCGTTACCTGGGATCTTTGCCTGAAAATATTGTTCGGGGGCATTACATCGCAAAATATCCACCGAAAACAATAAGGCTGGTAAATGCTTATAACAATGTCGTTTCTAAGCATCAAATTGGAGCGTGGAAACCCGATTTACTACATGAAACCTATTACTCTAGGGCGAGCCTTGCCCCGAAAAAGTCCGCTATTGTTACGACTGTATACGATATGATTCATGAAATTTTTGAAGAAGATTTTTCTGATGGCGGTAGAACATCTAGATTAAAGCTTGAGTCAATAAATCGGGCTGATCACATAATATGCATTTCTGAAAGCACGAAAAAGGATTTGATCGAGATATTTAATGTGCCCCACCATAAAGTTTCGGTTGTTCTATTAGGCTTTGACCAACTCTCTCAAAATCCTCATCTGAAGGGAAGCGCTGCCGATTCTTATGCTCCATACTTGTTGTACGTAGGATCTCGAGCCGGGTATAAAAACTTCACTGGTTTTGTTGAGGCTGTCGCCTTATCGAGAGGCTTAATGTCCGATATCAATATTATTTGTTTTGGCGGCGGATCCTTTGATGAGAATGAAACTACCCTCTTTAAGCAGATGGGCTTTAAAGAGGGGCAAATTCTTCAGATAAGTGGGGGTGATGAGCTGCTTGGATCTTTCTATAGGGGGGCTAAAGCTTTCGTATGCCCTTCTTTATATGAAGGATTTGGGATTCCACCGCTTGAGGCGATGGCTAATAATTGCCCTGTAATATGTAGTAATACGAGCTCTATCCCAGAGGTTGTCGGAGACGCCGGAAAATATTTCAATCCGAGTGATGTCGGTGATATGTGTAGGTCAATCGAGAGTGTTGTTTACGATGAGTCTATGATGCAGGAGCTTAAAATATTGGGTGCTGAGCGTTTGCAAAATTTTTCTTGGAAAAAATGTGCCGATCAAACCCTTGCAATTTATAAGCAGTTGGTCTCTTAG
- a CDS encoding DapH/DapD/GlmU-related protein → MRNFFLKIAGIRLGRNVRFCGRSWIYGRGDLLISHDTWISPGAIIFTHESVAINIGSQCDIGPGVEFITGSHDIGTSLRRAGKGYANAITLGDGVWIGAKSIILGGVTIGSGSIIAAGSLVRSDVPPNSLVAGVPAVVKRSLPL, encoded by the coding sequence TTGCGAAATTTTTTCCTAAAGATTGCCGGTATTAGATTGGGTCGAAACGTTAGATTTTGTGGGCGCTCCTGGATTTACGGCCGAGGGGATTTACTTATTAGTCACGATACTTGGATTAGTCCAGGTGCAATTATTTTCACCCATGAGAGTGTAGCTATCAATATTGGCTCTCAGTGCGATATTGGGCCGGGCGTAGAGTTCATCACCGGCAGTCATGATATTGGCACCTCGCTTAGACGTGCTGGCAAGGGGTATGCAAATGCAATCACTCTGGGGGATGGCGTTTGGATCGGAGCTAAAAGCATTATCTTGGGTGGAGTCACTATTGGGTCTGGATCAATCATTGCGGCTGGTTCTTTGGTTAGATCTGATGTGCCACCCAATTCATTGGTTGCTGGAGTTCCAGCAGTAGTTAAGCGATCTCTGCCTCTATGA
- a CDS encoding glycosyltransferase, whose product MCNALDDLTRSERGISTDSPAATRKIILMCKALRLAGVRPIILSMGRGGSIAEWKSFSSVVRRIDGLPLLYIPFTSIPILSQLLSALALIYVVCKLRLRGVNHLIFYNRTDAFLPSLLVSSVLKYKNILDLEDGEVRRGGRLLSCGFARMITYAYDVLCDRALLACSALKQATSIRPILCYYGAIFKFHQKIKLDSKVITVLMSGTLSNETGASLLIDTIRMMASSKAPWLKNVRFEITGKGESLDEFVKLARTTVAPEVVVHGRLTDLDYADVLNRADVGVSLKLNDGPYANTTFPSKVIEYAAAGLLIVTTDISDVRTIFGDGALYLNQDNPLELIRHLEFIAANPNEVFMIAKTGQQAVQEICSPKLVGKKLQQFIFGAV is encoded by the coding sequence ATGTGCAATGCTTTGGATGACTTGACTCGTTCAGAGCGGGGAATATCAACTGATAGCCCAGCTGCCACAAGAAAAATAATCTTAATGTGCAAAGCTTTACGTCTTGCTGGCGTCAGGCCGATTATTTTAAGTATGGGTCGAGGGGGATCCATTGCGGAGTGGAAAAGTTTTTCAAGTGTAGTGCGAAGAATTGATGGCTTGCCATTGCTATACATTCCGTTTACATCAATTCCAATTCTGTCCCAGCTGTTGTCGGCCCTTGCATTGATATATGTTGTCTGTAAGCTACGTCTTAGAGGGGTTAATCACCTCATTTTTTATAATCGTACGGATGCATTTCTCCCATCGCTGTTGGTAAGCTCAGTATTGAAGTATAAAAATATCCTTGACCTTGAGGATGGCGAAGTCCGTAGGGGTGGGCGTCTACTAAGTTGTGGTTTTGCGAGGATGATCACCTACGCATATGATGTCTTATGCGATCGTGCTTTACTTGCCTGCTCTGCGCTTAAACAGGCTACCTCAATACGCCCTATACTTTGTTACTACGGTGCAATATTTAAATTTCATCAAAAAATTAAGCTTGACTCTAAAGTTATAACGGTACTAATGAGTGGGACCTTAAGTAATGAGACGGGTGCCAGTTTATTAATCGATACCATTCGAATGATGGCCTCTAGTAAGGCGCCATGGCTAAAAAATGTTCGGTTTGAAATCACCGGTAAAGGTGAGTCTCTTGATGAGTTTGTGAAATTAGCAAGAACTACAGTCGCTCCTGAAGTGGTGGTTCATGGGCGTCTTACTGACTTAGATTACGCTGATGTCCTGAATAGGGCTGATGTTGGTGTATCTCTTAAGCTGAATGATGGACCTTATGCAAATACTACCTTCCCTTCAAAAGTGATTGAATATGCAGCTGCAGGATTATTAATTGTGACTACGGATATTAGCGATGTTCGCACTATTTTTGGGGATGGTGCGCTGTATTTAAATCAAGACAATCCTCTAGAGCTTATCCGGCATCTTGAGTTTATTGCGGCTAACCCAAATGAAGTATTCATGATTGCAAAGACTGGCCAACAAGCCGTTCAAGAAATTTGCTCGCCAAAATTGGTTGGCAAAAAACTTCAGCAGTTTATTTTTGGAGCAGTTTGA
- a CDS encoding glycosyltransferase family 4 protein: MTKAPIVTWQVVLTDHQAFTYEALADSAGVKVLSHVVVMEDEARKKQGWLDLQVKSLSRFLIPRNNFFKYCFGVIRDHQNSIHIFAAPFSDWRFIPCMLYAAWLNVEYFIISEPYSPESEGYLSDTSLVMGQIKALLRPKLYRLYGLLLRRSVTGIFAISRLALFQFQAAGFPASKLFPFGYFVPGQFGSKDEERFRLHRQPHSSINAIFVGSLIRRKGVDLLIDVSKALLARGSRISIDVYGPESKDMPLLNFPNLSYKGAIPFGMAQKEMAQYDLVIVPSRHDGWGVAVNEAILAGTPVVCSDQVGAGTLVNKFACGLEFKSADHHALLEILRKIEDDPELLNSFSERAISNRERIEPKIAAKYMLSVFESSPSRRAMIDSPWY, encoded by the coding sequence ATGACCAAGGCTCCGATAGTTACTTGGCAAGTAGTTTTAACTGACCATCAAGCGTTCACTTATGAGGCGCTTGCAGATTCAGCTGGAGTCAAGGTGCTATCACATGTCGTAGTGATGGAGGATGAGGCCAGAAAAAAGCAAGGCTGGCTTGATCTTCAGGTTAAATCACTTTCTAGATTTTTAATTCCCCGCAATAATTTCTTTAAATATTGTTTTGGCGTTATTCGGGATCATCAAAACTCTATTCACATATTTGCTGCGCCATTCTCAGACTGGAGATTTATTCCATGCATGCTCTATGCAGCCTGGTTAAATGTTGAGTACTTCATTATCTCTGAGCCATATTCTCCGGAATCGGAGGGATATTTAAGTGACACCTCTTTAGTAATGGGACAAATTAAGGCGCTCCTTCGTCCTAAACTGTATAGGTTGTATGGACTACTTTTGAGAAGATCTGTTACGGGGATATTTGCAATATCTCGCCTAGCCCTTTTTCAGTTTCAAGCAGCTGGCTTTCCAGCGTCCAAGTTATTTCCATTTGGATATTTTGTTCCAGGCCAATTTGGATCTAAGGATGAAGAGAGATTTAGATTGCATCGACAGCCCCACTCTAGTATTAATGCTATTTTTGTTGGAAGTTTAATTAGGAGAAAGGGCGTTGATTTACTCATCGATGTAAGTAAAGCCCTATTGGCCCGGGGCTCCAGAATTTCTATTGATGTTTATGGTCCAGAGAGTAAGGATATGCCCCTCTTGAATTTCCCAAACCTGAGCTATAAAGGAGCAATACCCTTTGGAATGGCTCAGAAAGAGATGGCTCAATATGACTTGGTGATTGTTCCAAGTCGTCATGATGGCTGGGGTGTTGCAGTTAATGAGGCTATTCTTGCTGGCACCCCTGTTGTTTGTAGCGACCAGGTTGGGGCTGGTACTCTGGTTAATAAGTTTGCCTGCGGCCTTGAATTCAAGTCTGCAGATCATCATGCTCTTCTTGAGATCTTGAGGAAGATCGAAGATGATCCTGAGCTATTAAATTCCTTTAGTGAACGAGCCATTAGTAACCGAGAGCGCATTGAGCCAAAGATTGCTGCTAAATACATGCTTTCAGTATTTGAATCTTCACCATCAAGAAGGGCGATGATTGATTCGCCTTGGTACTGA
- a CDS encoding glycosyltransferase translates to MSRIDIAESRLWPVEELLLTIREVVNPAPSISWVQCVGHLSPAEMIHAYGSVDGILFLSKKESLGFPLVEAMFFGLPVICPDLPYARTLCGDQGIYFDPDSVESLRAALMELKGLLSDNWKPDWSGQLRGIPKDWDGVASKILDLAINPLVVD, encoded by the coding sequence TTGAGTCGAATTGATATTGCTGAATCTAGGTTATGGCCTGTTGAAGAGCTACTGCTCACGATTAGGGAGGTTGTGAATCCAGCACCCAGTATTAGCTGGGTCCAATGCGTTGGCCATCTTTCTCCTGCTGAAATGATTCATGCATATGGAAGTGTTGATGGAATCCTATTCCTCTCAAAGAAAGAGAGCTTGGGTTTTCCTCTGGTAGAAGCCATGTTCTTTGGCTTACCAGTCATCTGCCCTGATTTGCCATACGCTAGAACGCTTTGTGGTGATCAGGGAATCTATTTCGACCCCGATAGTGTTGAGTCTTTACGAGCCGCTTTGATGGAATTAAAGGGGTTGTTATCTGATAATTGGAAGCCAGATTGGAGTGGGCAGCTTAGAGGCATTCCAAAAGATTGGGACGGTGTTGCATCCAAAATTTTAGATTTAGCCATTAATCCACTGGTTGTTGATTGA
- a CDS encoding glycosyltransferase family 2 protein: protein MSNIKISIITVVRNRIKVIGQAISSVQSQDCQNIEHVIIDGASTDGTLELIQKLVGEKTVLISEPDSGIYDALNKGILNSTGDVIGVLHSDDYFSDELVISQVSKLFEDPSIDIVYGDLDYVSSIDSDKVIRHWVAGEFSQKKLSWGWMPPHPTVFIRRSIIEAYGAYDTGYRISGDYDSLLRYFGRGKARAIYLKRVLVKMRVGGESNRSLRHIMRKMTEDYRTLRQNRVGGFGALIWKNISKIGQFIKAG, encoded by the coding sequence ATGTCGAATATAAAAATATCAATAATTACTGTAGTACGAAATCGCATAAAGGTGATTGGCCAAGCCATTTCAAGTGTTCAAAGTCAAGATTGCCAGAATATAGAGCATGTAATTATTGACGGTGCATCTACCGATGGAACTCTGGAGCTTATTCAGAAATTGGTTGGAGAAAAAACAGTTCTGATTAGTGAGCCGGATAGCGGTATATACGATGCTCTTAATAAAGGGATTTTAAATTCAACTGGCGATGTTATTGGCGTATTACATTCTGATGATTATTTTTCCGATGAGCTTGTAATTTCACAGGTGTCAAAGCTCTTTGAAGACCCATCGATAGATATTGTTTACGGTGACTTGGATTATGTTTCCAGCATCGATTCGGATAAAGTTATCCGTCACTGGGTAGCGGGAGAGTTTTCGCAGAAAAAGCTTTCGTGGGGCTGGATGCCACCTCATCCAACGGTATTTATTCGACGTTCCATTATTGAGGCATATGGGGCCTACGATACTGGCTATCGAATTTCTGGTGATTACGACTCCTTGCTCCGTTACTTTGGTCGCGGTAAAGCTAGGGCGATATACCTAAAGCGCGTTTTAGTAAAAATGCGTGTTGGTGGTGAAAGCAATCGATCCCTGAGGCACATCATGAGAAAAATGACTGAGGACTATCGCACGTTGCGTCAAAACAGGGTTGGTGGTTTTGGTGCCTTGATTTGGAAAAATATTAGCAAAATTGGTCAATTTATCAAGGCTGGATAA
- a CDS encoding MraY family glycosyltransferase — protein sequence MSVLAVSFLTSLLITLWVIRSSHLHSKFSADSDTTAIQKFHSHIVPRIGGLGILLGLIISLVVRRFENEAVGNFGLLLIASSLPAFLFGFLEDIIKKVGVKVRLIASFIAAAIAGHLLGGWLTSVQILGIDNLMLAYPALAIGITCFAVAGVANAFNIIDGYNGLSSMVAIIILGGLTYVAFQVGDTQIMIAALAMIGALLGFLVWNYPRGLIFLGDGGAYLVGFWIAELSVLLTARHPEVSKWFPLLLCIYPIFETLFTIYRRVILKRVHPGMPDALHLHQLIYRRIVRWDNSDQNQQLQIYRNSMTSPYLWLLCLLGVIPAVLFWRYHLALKGFAMLFAISYAWLYWAIVRYKVPEYLITRR from the coding sequence ATGAGTGTTTTAGCCGTCTCCTTTCTAACATCCTTATTAATCACTCTTTGGGTGATTCGTAGTAGCCATTTGCATTCCAAATTTAGCGCCGACTCTGACACTACCGCAATACAAAAATTTCATAGTCATATAGTTCCAAGAATTGGTGGCCTCGGAATACTACTTGGGTTGATCATCTCACTAGTAGTTCGGCGCTTTGAGAATGAAGCCGTTGGTAATTTTGGATTACTCCTTATTGCATCGTCACTACCAGCCTTTCTATTTGGGTTTCTCGAAGACATTATAAAAAAAGTAGGTGTTAAGGTTCGCCTGATTGCAAGCTTCATTGCTGCTGCAATTGCCGGTCACCTCTTGGGAGGCTGGCTGACCTCAGTCCAGATTTTGGGTATTGATAACTTAATGCTTGCCTACCCAGCACTAGCCATTGGAATTACCTGCTTTGCAGTTGCAGGGGTGGCAAATGCCTTTAACATTATTGATGGCTACAACGGTTTATCGAGCATGGTTGCAATCATCATTCTTGGTGGCCTGACTTATGTGGCTTTTCAGGTTGGCGACACCCAAATCATGATTGCAGCGCTGGCTATGATTGGCGCCTTATTGGGTTTTCTGGTCTGGAACTATCCACGCGGCCTCATTTTCTTGGGTGATGGCGGCGCTTATCTGGTGGGTTTTTGGATTGCAGAACTCTCGGTCCTCTTGACAGCAAGACATCCAGAAGTATCCAAATGGTTTCCGCTATTACTTTGCATTTACCCTATTTTTGAAACACTTTTCACAATCTACCGCAGAGTGATTCTCAAGCGTGTTCATCCCGGTATGCCAGATGCTCTTCATCTGCATCAACTCATTTATCGCCGAATAGTGCGCTGGGACAATAGCGATCAGAACCAACAACTTCAGATTTACAGAAACTCAATGACATCGCCTTATCTTTGGCTACTCTGTCTTTTAGGCGTTATTCCTGCGGTGCTCTTCTGGCGCTATCACCTTGCGCTAAAGGGATTTGCAATGCTCTTTGCAATATCTTACGCTTGGCTCTATTGGGCAATAGTGCGTTACAAAGTGCCGGAATACCTGATCACTAGAAGGTAG
- a CDS encoding calcium:proton antiporter yields MAYLLSQTWFIILMGITLIGAVLSAVHHAEVIAHKTGEPYGTLVLSISVTIIEVSLIIAMMLAGHEGAEFIARDAVFATVMIVINGVIGLCIFMGGFKHHEMSFRNEGTNSALGVLTAMATFILVMPMVTTSTPGPDFTKSQLAFAGIACFALYIAFLFFQTISHRDYYLPKTEEQKSNSNTHAEKPSNLKTTVSAFLLLISLIVVVGLAEALNPAIEAGVKAAGAPKTVVGIAIAMLVLLPEAYAAVRAARANRLQSSLNLALGSALASIGLTIPTVAAIAIFFNLPLSLGISSLNMTLMYLSFFIGALTLAIGRTTLLQGVVHLIIFFEFLFLSLVP; encoded by the coding sequence ATGGCATATCTGCTCAGTCAAACCTGGTTCATCATTCTGATGGGCATTACTCTGATAGGGGCAGTGCTATCAGCAGTTCACCATGCTGAAGTTATCGCTCATAAAACGGGTGAGCCTTACGGCACCCTGGTGCTCTCGATCAGCGTCACTATTATTGAGGTATCCCTCATCATCGCTATGATGCTTGCCGGTCACGAGGGTGCTGAATTTATTGCTCGTGATGCCGTCTTTGCAACCGTCATGATTGTGATTAATGGCGTGATTGGGCTGTGTATCTTCATGGGAGGCTTTAAGCATCATGAGATGTCTTTTCGCAATGAGGGCACTAACTCTGCATTAGGCGTACTCACAGCGATGGCTACCTTTATTTTGGTAATGCCTATGGTTACTACCAGCACTCCAGGACCAGACTTTACTAAGAGCCAACTTGCCTTTGCGGGTATTGCCTGTTTTGCCCTGTACATTGCCTTCTTATTTTTCCAGACAATCAGTCATCGCGACTACTACCTGCCAAAGACGGAAGAACAAAAATCAAACAGCAATACACACGCTGAAAAGCCTAGCAATCTCAAAACAACTGTTAGCGCATTCCTTTTACTGATTTCACTAATCGTCGTTGTAGGTCTAGCGGAGGCACTTAACCCCGCAATTGAGGCTGGAGTTAAAGCAGCGGGAGCACCCAAGACAGTTGTTGGTATTGCCATTGCGATGTTGGTATTACTGCCGGAGGCTTATGCAGCAGTCAGGGCAGCCCGAGCTAACCGATTACAAAGTAGCTTAAACCTAGCGCTTGGATCAGCCCTAGCCAGCATTGGACTCACAATCCCTACGGTTGCCGCAATAGCGATTTTCTTCAATCTGCCACTAAGCCTAGGCATCAGTAGCCTGAATATGACTCTGATGTACCTGAGCTTCTTCATTGGGGCGCTAACTCTAGCCATTGGCAGAACAACACTCTTACAGGGCGTAGTGCACTTGATTATCTTCTTTGAGTTCTTGTTTTTGAGTTTGGTGCCATAA
- a CDS encoding sirohydrochlorin chelatase: MNMKAIVLFGHGARDARWREPFDRLASLWRVRYPNTPVELAFLELMQPSLEEAIAAQVSAGVREVVVVPVFFGQGGHLRNDFPVLLTACQEKFPNVTLSATPAVGEDDAVLQAIIDFAARAI; the protein is encoded by the coding sequence ATGAATATGAAGGCAATTGTTTTGTTTGGTCATGGTGCCCGTGATGCTCGTTGGCGCGAGCCTTTTGATCGCTTAGCTTCGCTCTGGAGGGTGCGCTATCCCAATACTCCGGTGGAGCTAGCCTTTTTGGAGCTCATGCAGCCAAGCTTAGAGGAGGCGATTGCTGCCCAAGTATCGGCGGGCGTTAGAGAAGTGGTGGTTGTGCCTGTCTTTTTTGGGCAAGGCGGCCATTTACGCAACGACTTCCCAGTGTTGCTTACAGCTTGTCAGGAAAAATTCCCCAACGTGACTTTAAGCGCTACGCCTGCTGTTGGTGAGGATGATGCTGTCTTGCAAGCCATCATTGATTTTGCCGCTAGAGCCATCTAA
- the cobA gene encoding uroporphyrinogen-III C-methyltransferase, with translation MKNATLGKVYLVGAGPGAADLITVRGAKLLEKADIIFHDALVDPAMLELCPQAIKVPVGKRCGKLSSAQHFINKRLIDAAQKHQIIVRLKGGDPMMFGRADEEIQALKQHHIEVQVVPGITAALAGAAAIQQSLTLRGVSRSVAFVTLAQADEAEGNKSQPLQNPSADTVVYYMGRKDASNIAKQLIGSNSQHTNQTPVHILEAVSTKNERHWSSTLGQLADGKANDWFDSASPALIMVGEALRKKQQTGNIANNLVENLDGSSGKINDGLQDSIILTNSRRSA, from the coding sequence ATGAAAAACGCTACCCTCGGCAAAGTCTATTTAGTTGGCGCAGGTCCTGGTGCCGCTGATCTGATTACCGTACGCGGAGCCAAACTCTTAGAGAAGGCTGATATTATTTTTCATGATGCATTAGTTGATCCAGCCATGCTGGAGCTATGCCCTCAAGCTATTAAAGTGCCTGTAGGCAAACGTTGTGGCAAGCTGTCTTCAGCCCAGCACTTCATTAATAAGCGCTTAATCGATGCGGCACAGAAACACCAAATCATTGTCAGGCTTAAAGGCGGTGACCCCATGATGTTTGGTCGCGCTGATGAAGAAATTCAAGCGCTCAAACAGCATCACATTGAAGTCCAAGTAGTACCAGGCATTACTGCCGCCCTAGCAGGTGCAGCAGCTATTCAGCAATCACTGACATTACGTGGCGTTAGTAGAAGTGTTGCTTTTGTGACTTTGGCGCAAGCTGATGAAGCGGAGGGGAACAAGAGCCAACCCCTGCAAAACCCAAGTGCAGATACTGTGGTGTATTACATGGGCCGCAAAGATGCTAGCAATATTGCCAAACAATTAATTGGAAGCAACTCCCAACACACCAATCAAACTCCAGTTCATATCCTAGAAGCGGTCAGCACCAAGAATGAGCGTCACTGGTCAAGCACCCTCGGTCAATTAGCTGATGGCAAAGCCAATGACTGGTTTGATAGTGCCTCGCCTGCACTCATCATGGTTGGTGAAGCCTTAAGGAAGAAACAACAAACAGGCAATATCGCCAATAATCTAGTCGAGAACTTAGATGGCTCTAGCGGCAAAATCAATGATGGCTTGCAAGACAGCATCATCCTCACCAACAGCAGGCGTAGCGCTTAA
- a CDS encoding DUF934 domain-containing protein, with the protein MNKQIISFPKDGKPSLIPNRWQVWDGEHDEGGIPDLEHGMHKVLVPFHWWITHYKNPDIIHRANQGEIGVWFAADDDILKHTDIIEAGKSLWPVVGAHFPIFRDGRSFSTAALLRGRFDWQGEVRAIGDVLIDQLLQGARVGFDTFELRADQNLDVALKQFDLFSVVTQNSWRDQRATIAAS; encoded by the coding sequence ATGAATAAGCAAATTATTTCTTTTCCAAAAGATGGCAAGCCCTCTCTTATCCCCAATAGATGGCAGGTATGGGATGGTGAACATGACGAAGGTGGCATTCCGGACCTAGAGCATGGAATGCATAAGGTACTGGTGCCATTTCATTGGTGGATCACGCACTATAAAAATCCTGACATCATCCATCGCGCAAATCAAGGTGAGATTGGTGTTTGGTTTGCGGCAGATGATGACATTCTGAAACATACTGACATCATTGAAGCTGGCAAATCACTATGGCCAGTAGTTGGCGCACACTTCCCGATTTTTAGAGATGGCAGAAGTTTTAGCACTGCAGCACTCCTGAGGGGTCGCTTTGACTGGCAAGGTGAAGTTCGAGCGATTGGTGATGTCCTTATTGATCAGCTCTTACAAGGCGCCAGAGTAGGCTTTGATACTTTTGAGCTACGTGCAGATCAAAATCTGGATGTTGCCCTTAAACAATTTGATCTCTTCTCAGTGGTCACGCAAAACAGCTGGCGCGATCAACGCGCCACTATTGCAGCATCATGA